The following coding sequences are from one Lolium rigidum isolate FL_2022 chromosome 6, APGP_CSIRO_Lrig_0.1, whole genome shotgun sequence window:
- the LOC124659876 gene encoding zinc finger protein ZAT11-like, which produces MPPPSSDKRSRSVWDMAAEMGSMDTARMLVLLAQHHQRYQLGAVSGAQAAPAMGGRVFECKTCSRQFPTFQALGGHRASHKRPRLHLQQQHPALGDGDDGAALCLGRKTVTPLPPPQQPARPRAHECPVCGLEFAVGQALGGHMRRHRVEAEAGKAAPGAASCGDAGGICLDLNLTPSENCAKCRSVAGLAGATATAGQGVHKALAMLDCTL; this is translated from the exons ATGCCGCCGCCATCCAGCGA CAAGAGGAGCAGGAGTGTCTGGGACATGGCGGCGGAGATGGGCAGCATGGACACGGCCCGCATGCTCGTGCTCCTGGCGCAGCACCACCAGCGCTACCAGCTCGGCGCCGTCAGCGGCGCGCAGGCGGCGCCGGCGATGGGCGGCCGCGTGTTCGAGTGCAAGACGTGCAGCCGGCAGTTCCCGACGTTCCAGGCGCTCGGGGGGCACCGCGCCAGCCACAAGCGCCCACGCCTGCACCTCCAGCAGCAGCACCCTGCGCTCGGTGACGGCGACGACGGGGCCGCGCTATGCCTCGGCCGCAAGACGGTTacgcctctgccgccgccgcagcagccggccaggccgAGGGCGCACGAGTGCCCCGTCTGCGGGCTCGAGTTCGCCGTCGGCCAGGCGCTGGGCGGCCACATGCGCCGGCACCGCGTCGAGGCCGAGGCCGGCAAGGCGGCGCCCGGGGCAGCCTCATGCGGCGACGCCGGAGGGATCTGCCTGGACCTGAACCTGACGCCGTCGGAGAACTGCGCCAAGTGCAGGAGCGTGGCGGGGCTCGCCGGCGCCACGGCCACCGCCGGGCAGGGCGTACATAAGGCGCTCGCCATGCTAGACTGCACGCTTTGA
- the LOC124665933 gene encoding uncharacterized protein LOC124665933: MGKYYKMTFIATEVENSDGCYSRPGRYAGKISLMEMLTDAPTTASAKKRGMDCLQVILLSRRCHQQETQKTALSTEKSSMASPSGESPNTTADSRALDATPSKDIIEKAESDVDDDVSSVSERKKSKATASDSASTKKQVSKALFPRQ, from the exons ATG GGAAAGTACTATAAGATGACATTTATTGCCACAGAGGTCGAGAATTCTGATGGCTGCTATTCACGACCTGGAAGGTATGCTGGAAAAATATCCCTAATGGAAATGCTTACAGATGCACCTACAACTGCTTCTGCAAAGAAGAGAGGCATGG ATTGTTTGCAGGTAATATTGCTAAGCCGACGTTGCCATCAGCAAGAAACACAAAAAACTGCATTGTCTACAGAAAAATCTTCCATGGCTTCTCCATCTGGCGAATCACCAAATACAACAGCAGATAGCAGAGCTTTAGACGCCACACCAAGCAAAGACATCATAGAAAAGGCCGAATCCGATGTAGACGAT GATGTCAGCTCTGTGTCTGAGAGAAAGAAGAGCAAGGCCACTGCCTCAGATTCTGCATCGACTAAGAAACAGGTCAGCAAGGCGCTCTTCCCACGCCAATAA